In a single window of the Niabella ginsenosidivorans genome:
- a CDS encoding alpha-L-rhamnosidase — MRKIERMGFKKIYISLLGLLLLLSLAAQPLSGASALLYEVSTRCTIILSPRCDLKIHEQPLSVTDLRCEQLTNPVGIDAVQPRLSWQLKSDQRNVVQTAYKIWVASSKELLDAGQPDIWNSGRVASDQSVLVSYKGKPLRSDMRCFWKVQVFSNKKDSAWSNVNEWSMGLLNAGDWKAKWIGYDKASPWDSVTQWSRLSARYFRKTFSTENKVQHAVLHIVGLGLYELYLNGKKVGDQVLAPAPTDYRKSVMYNSFDVSAYLNSGRNAIGVVLGNGRFFTMRQNYKPKKINTFGFPKLLLQLEITYANGSREWIVSDNSWKFTADGPIRTNNEYDGEEYDATKEFPGWATALFDDSKWREPELVKAPDGEIKAQMTLSMKVMDSIRPKNISRLNDSVYILDLGQNFAGWLRMKVKGPRGQRIQLRFAESLKPDGTLYTANLRDARVTDVYTLKGGGEEQWQPSFVYHGFRYVEITGYPGIPSVDDFTGLLISDQMAITGKLETSNATLNQVLKNAWWGIASNYKGMPVDCPQRNERQPWLGDRTQGALGESFLFNNATLYAKWLDDIQDAQTQEGAIPDVAPAFWNYYSDNVTWPAAYILVADMLYQQYGDRQSVVKHYPSMKKWMEYMQRRYMKEDLVTKDKYGDWCVPPESLELIRSKDPLRNTNGVLLATAYYYHLLNVMKRFAMLAGKPEDISVYDRLANRVKTAFNKAFLKNEDHYDNNTVTANLLPLYFGLVPEDRMAVVKEQLMQKLKQDNMHISTGVIGTQWLLRGLTKYGYPDAAFALATNTTYPSWGYMVQQGATTIWELWNGNTASPQMNSQNHVMLLGDLITWSFEDLAGIQSAPESVALKKIRMQPVFIKGLNNVEASYQSPYGIIKSSWKRTGNELEWSIEIPPNTTAAVTIPSGRITESGKPLKGAVDVKNNTTRLELGSGRYFLKAILAH, encoded by the coding sequence ATGAGGAAAATAGAAAGAATGGGGTTTAAAAAAATATATATCAGTTTGTTGGGATTGTTGTTGCTCCTCTCATTAGCGGCACAACCCTTGTCCGGCGCATCCGCCTTGCTGTACGAAGTGTCCACGCGTTGTACCATTATATTATCGCCTCGGTGCGATCTTAAAATACATGAGCAGCCATTAAGTGTTACTGATCTTCGTTGTGAGCAGTTGACCAACCCTGTGGGTATTGATGCCGTGCAGCCGCGGCTGAGCTGGCAATTAAAAAGCGATCAGCGTAACGTAGTACAAACGGCCTATAAGATATGGGTGGCTTCTTCAAAAGAGCTGCTGGATGCAGGTCAGCCCGATATCTGGAATAGCGGTAGAGTGGCTTCGGACCAGTCCGTTCTTGTGTCCTATAAAGGCAAACCGCTTCGGTCCGATATGCGGTGTTTCTGGAAAGTACAGGTCTTTTCCAATAAAAAGGACAGCGCATGGAGTAATGTAAATGAATGGAGCATGGGTTTGCTGAACGCTGGCGACTGGAAAGCAAAATGGATCGGGTATGACAAGGCATCTCCCTGGGACAGTGTTACACAATGGTCGCGGCTTTCTGCAAGGTATTTCCGGAAAACATTCAGTACAGAAAATAAGGTGCAGCATGCGGTGCTGCACATCGTGGGATTGGGTTTGTACGAACTGTACCTGAACGGGAAAAAGGTAGGCGACCAGGTGCTGGCCCCGGCACCAACGGATTACCGGAAATCAGTAATGTACAATAGCTTTGATGTGTCGGCTTATTTAAACAGCGGAAGGAATGCCATTGGCGTTGTATTGGGCAATGGCCGCTTTTTTACCATGCGGCAAAATTACAAACCGAAAAAGATCAACACTTTTGGTTTTCCAAAATTGCTGTTGCAACTGGAGATCACTTATGCAAACGGGAGCCGGGAATGGATTGTTTCAGATAATTCCTGGAAGTTCACGGCAGATGGCCCCATCCGTACCAACAATGAGTATGATGGGGAGGAATACGATGCCACCAAAGAATTCCCGGGCTGGGCAACGGCTTTGTTTGATGATTCAAAATGGAGAGAACCGGAACTTGTAAAAGCTCCGGATGGGGAAATAAAGGCACAGATGACACTAAGTATGAAAGTAATGGATTCCATCCGCCCTAAAAACATCAGCCGGCTAAACGACAGCGTTTATATCCTTGATCTTGGCCAGAACTTTGCCGGCTGGCTGCGCATGAAGGTAAAAGGGCCACGGGGGCAAAGGATACAACTGCGTTTTGCGGAAAGCCTGAAACCGGATGGCACACTCTACACCGCTAACCTGCGGGATGCGCGGGTTACAGATGTTTATACGTTAAAGGGAGGCGGTGAAGAACAATGGCAGCCTTCTTTTGTGTATCATGGGTTCCGGTATGTAGAAATTACCGGTTACCCGGGTATCCCTTCTGTGGATGATTTTACAGGGTTGCTGATTTCTGATCAGATGGCAATAACCGGTAAGCTGGAAACCTCCAACGCCACGCTGAACCAGGTATTAAAAAATGCCTGGTGGGGCATTGCATCCAACTACAAGGGCATGCCGGTGGATTGTCCCCAGCGCAATGAACGGCAGCCCTGGCTGGGCGACCGCACACAGGGGGCGCTGGGTGAGAGCTTTCTTTTTAATAATGCCACCTTGTATGCCAAATGGCTGGATGATATACAGGACGCGCAAACACAGGAGGGCGCGATCCCCGATGTGGCCCCGGCCTTCTGGAACTATTACAGCGACAATGTGACCTGGCCCGCGGCCTATATACTGGTAGCGGATATGCTTTACCAACAATACGGAGACCGGCAATCGGTTGTGAAGCATTATCCATCCATGAAAAAATGGATGGAGTATATGCAGCGCCGGTACATGAAAGAAGACCTGGTTACAAAAGATAAATATGGCGATTGGTGCGTGCCGCCGGAAAGCCTGGAGCTGATCCGTTCCAAAGATCCGTTGCGCAATACGAACGGAGTGTTGTTGGCCACGGCCTATTACTATCATTTGTTGAATGTGATGAAACGTTTTGCAATGCTTGCCGGTAAGCCTGAAGATATAAGTGTTTATGACCGGTTGGCAAACCGCGTAAAGACCGCTTTTAATAAGGCGTTCCTTAAAAATGAGGATCATTATGATAATAATACCGTAACGGCTAACCTGTTGCCTTTGTATTTTGGGTTGGTACCGGAAGACCGGATGGCAGTAGTTAAAGAGCAATTGATGCAAAAGCTAAAGCAGGACAATATGCACATCAGTACAGGCGTTATCGGTACACAGTGGCTGCTGCGCGGACTTACAAAATATGGGTATCCGGATGCAGCATTTGCATTGGCTACGAATACTACTTATCCCAGCTGGGGATATATGGTGCAGCAGGGCGCTACCACCATCTGGGAGCTGTGGAACGGCAATACAGCCAGTCCGCAGATGAACTCGCAGAACCATGTTATGTTGCTGGGAGACCTGATCACCTGGAGCTTTGAAGACCTGGCCGGTATCCAATCGGCCCCGGAGTCCGTTGCATTGAAGAAGATAAGGATGCAACCGGTTTTTATAAAAGGATTAAATAATGTGGAGGCTTCTTATCAGTCGCCTTACGGGATCATTAAAAGCTCGTGGAAGCGTACCGGCAATGAGCTGGAGTGGAGTATAGAAATACCGCCGAATACGACAGCGGCAGTCACTATTCCTTCAGGCAGGATAACAGAATCAGGTAAACCATTAAAGGGAGCAGTGGATGTAAAGAACAATACAACCCGTCTGGAGCTGGGAAGTGGCCGGTATTTTTTAAAAGCAATTTTAGCGCATTAA
- a CDS encoding PDDEXK nuclease domain-containing protein, protein MLSNYKQTLKELKSMILASRYRAAALANKELLLLYFSVGKLIADKAKAEAWGARVLEQVSKDLQKELPGLRGFSATSLKKMRIFYTEWQIVFEFGPLPADQIQNGKKRVKTNSGLKKDKVNPIGPLLTGQFRTAFFAIGFTHHYEILAKAKTMEERVFYIVKAATEFLSIENLNNCIQSNTFKKQGKFLNNFSQTIVSENLREKALLAFKDEYPFDFMNVAEADEQEFENEVVRNIRKFILSIGSDFAFIGNQYRLVVDEEGCFVDLLFFNRKLQSHVAFELKREKFKPEYLGKMNFYLSALDDMVKQPHENPSVGIILCKSKTDKVVGFSFRDFNKAMGVATYKRSWGLPAKYKGSCRLPGH, encoded by the coding sequence ATGTTATCTAATTACAAACAAACCCTGAAAGAGCTGAAATCCATGATCCTGGCCAGCCGTTACCGTGCCGCTGCGCTGGCCAATAAGGAACTCCTGCTGTTGTATTTTTCGGTGGGCAAGCTGATTGCTGATAAGGCAAAGGCAGAAGCCTGGGGCGCCCGTGTATTGGAGCAGGTGTCAAAGGACCTGCAAAAAGAGCTGCCCGGACTCAGAGGCTTTTCTGCTACCAGCTTAAAGAAAATGCGGATTTTTTATACGGAATGGCAGATCGTTTTTGAATTTGGTCCGTTGCCAGCGGACCAAATTCAAAATGGCAAAAAACGCGTGAAAACCAATAGTGGATTGAAGAAAGATAAAGTAAATCCAATTGGTCCGTTACTGACGGGCCAATTTAGAACTGCTTTTTTTGCTATAGGTTTTACGCATCATTATGAAATATTGGCAAAGGCGAAAACAATGGAGGAGCGTGTATTCTATATTGTAAAAGCAGCAACGGAGTTTTTATCAATAGAGAATTTAAACAATTGTATTCAAAGCAATACATTTAAAAAGCAAGGTAAGTTCCTGAATAACTTTTCCCAAACGATCGTCAGTGAAAATTTACGTGAAAAAGCATTGCTGGCGTTTAAAGATGAATACCCCTTTGATTTTATGAATGTTGCAGAAGCGGATGAGCAGGAATTTGAAAATGAAGTTGTACGTAATATCAGGAAATTTATTTTATCAATCGGCAGTGATTTTGCATTTATCGGTAACCAATACCGCCTGGTGGTAGATGAGGAAGGATGTTTTGTTGATCTGCTTTTCTTTAACCGGAAACTTCAAAGTCATGTAGCATTTGAATTGAAAAGAGAGAAGTTCAAGCCGGAGTATCTTGGTAAAATGAACTTTTATTTGTCGGCGTTGGATGATATGGTAAAACAGCCACATGAGAACCCATCGGTCGGGATCATCCTATGCAAAAGTAAAACAGATAAAGTGGTTGGATTTTCGTTTCGTGATTTTAATAAAGCTATGGGTGTGGCCACTTATAAGAGGAGCTGGGGACTTCCGGCAAAATACAAAGGATCCTGCCGGCTGCCTGGGCATTAA